The segment TCATTCTCCCAGGTCAGAAGGCATTTTCTATGTCAATCCCAACCGTCAGACACCGATCAGACCGGTGGATCCAGGCTTAGCGATGTACCCGATCTGGCCGAGGCCTGTCACTCCTTGGCGGGCGAACGTGGTGAAGGGCCGAGTTCGGCGTCGCTGAGAAGGCCCAACAGTTCGCCGATGGTCGGTTGGCCTCCGCCAGTGGTGGGCAGTGGAAGATGTTCTTGGATGTGGTAGCGGTTTCGGCGTCCGTCTCGTTCTTTGATCACGTAGCCCGCCTGGGCGAGGTCGGCGACGATCGTGTAGGCGGTGCGCTCGGTGACGTCGATGGCGGAGGCGATATCGCGGAGACGGGCGTCGGCGTTGCGGGCGATGAGCAGCAACGCTCGAGCGTGGATGGTGAGGAAACCCCATGTAGTCGCCATGGGGCCAACCCTAACAGAAAACTAGAAATATGTTGCTAGTGATATGTTTCTGCTGTAGGATTACGGATAGATCGGGTTTCGGAGCATCAGCAGAAAGCGGAAGCTCACCTTGTTCACTCGGACCGCGCATTCTGGCGTTTGCCGCCATAGGCGCGCAACCTGGCTGCACGGCAAGGCCGACGAGAGGGTTGGTGTCGTCGAGAAGTCCCTCGACGACCACTAACGACGAGATCAACGACCTCGTCGACAACGACAAGGACAACGCAATGAAGGGGTTCGTATGAATATTGAGTCCGATAAGTCTGTATCGGTCGATGAGCGCGAGGAGACGGTGCGCGCAGCAGCACCACTCGACGAGACCGTCACCGAACCGCCACTCGACGAAGACGAAGCTGTCACAGAGTCCGAGGCGTCTGCGCCGGCTGCGGCCCACGAGGTTGCGGCTCGGGCCGAGACGGTCCGCACGGTTCGCACGACCAGGTTCACACCGTCGGCTGTCGTTGCGGCGGTGGTCGCCATTGCCATGTTGGTACTGGGCGGGATCACTGTGGGCCGCGCCGGGTTCGATGGCAGTCTTGGACAGCCCGTAGTCACCGTCGCAGGCTTCACCGCGACTGCGCTGCTAGGGCTGATCGTGTTCGGCTTTGGCGCCGTGTTGCTCATCGCTGCGCTAGCCAGGCAGCGGCAGCTGATCCTGGGTCTCGGGATCATTGGCGGCGTCGCCGGCTTGATCGCCGTGTTCGAGCCCACCATCGGCGGCGACTCCCTGTCGATACAACGCGAGCTAGGGATATGGACTGCGATCGCCATGGCTGCGATCGTCGTTTCAGCACTATTACCCACGGTTTCGCGCGTCAACACACGTCAAACCACCGAAGTGAAATAACACCACACGGTCGCCTAGGTCGCAACAAATCGATCCCCTCAAACACATGACCCAAACTCAGAAAGGCAGGAAGAACAGATGAGCACCACTGGATGGATCATCCTCATTGTCGTGCTATTCGTGGTATTCGGCGGCGGCTTCGGCTGGACTCGGCGCCGCAGGTAGATCACAACGAACTCGCACTATCCGCGCTGGTCTTCACCGCGTGCGCAGCCCTGCTGATCGCCCAGGATGCCTCCCCGAAGGCGATCCAT is part of the Acidimicrobiia bacterium genome and harbors:
- a CDS encoding helix-turn-helix domain-containing protein, which produces MATTWGFLTIHARALLLIARNADARLRDIASAIDVTERTAYTIVADLAQAGYVIKERDGRRNRYHIQEHLPLPTTGGGQPTIGELLGLLSDAELGPSPRSPAKE